A single region of the Pseudomonas sp. VD-NE ins genome encodes:
- a CDS encoding protein kinase: MHTLAQLRAGELSGITRLDLSCGLTEFPVEIFDLADTLEILNLSGNALSSLPDDLHRLTRLRVLFCSDNPFTELPACLGQCAALTMVGFRANRIVNVPAQALPPQLRWLILTDNCIESLPSELGERPALQKLMLSGNRLQALPPSLSNCHRLELLRISANHLTELPQWLLALPSLTWLAYAGNPLETEADAAALEATPQIAWSALRLQQRLGEGASGVISRANWQRDDGSVTPVAVKLYKGEMTSDGSPLHEMNACITAGLHPNLIRVEGRISGHPDGQQGLVMQLIDPSFGNLADLPSLASCSRDVYADDCRFSAEVALNIAKGIASAAEHLHQQGITHGDLYGHNILLNKHGDCLLGDFGGASFHAVADTAETRALQRIEVRAFGILLGELLARIDSGLSDELRAVLEELERRCCQADVLARPGFAEVIAVLQES; this comes from the coding sequence ATGCACACCCTTGCTCAATTGCGCGCCGGCGAGTTGTCGGGCATTACGCGACTGGATCTGTCCTGCGGCCTGACCGAGTTCCCGGTCGAGATTTTCGACCTGGCCGACACCCTGGAAATCCTCAACCTCAGCGGCAATGCCCTGAGCAGCCTGCCGGATGACTTGCACCGTCTGACACGCCTGCGCGTGCTGTTCTGTTCCGACAACCCGTTCACCGAACTGCCGGCCTGTCTCGGTCAGTGCGCGGCCCTGACGATGGTCGGCTTCAGAGCCAATCGCATCGTCAACGTTCCCGCTCAAGCCCTGCCGCCACAACTGCGCTGGCTGATCCTGACCGACAACTGCATCGAAAGCCTGCCGAGCGAACTCGGTGAGCGCCCTGCCCTGCAAAAGCTCATGCTGTCCGGCAACCGCCTGCAAGCGCTGCCACCCTCGCTGAGCAACTGCCATCGTCTGGAGCTGTTGCGCATCTCCGCCAACCACCTGACCGAGCTGCCGCAGTGGCTGCTCGCGCTGCCGAGCCTGACCTGGCTGGCCTACGCCGGTAACCCGCTGGAAACCGAGGCAGACGCCGCCGCGCTGGAGGCGACGCCGCAGATTGCCTGGTCGGCGCTGCGTCTGCAGCAACGGTTGGGTGAAGGCGCCTCGGGGGTGATTTCCCGGGCGAACTGGCAACGCGACGATGGCTCAGTAACGCCGGTCGCAGTGAAACTGTACAAAGGTGAAATGACCAGCGACGGCTCGCCGCTGCACGAAATGAATGCCTGTATCACCGCCGGCCTGCATCCCAATCTGATCCGGGTCGAGGGGCGCATCAGTGGCCATCCCGACGGACAGCAAGGCTTGGTGATGCAATTGATCGATCCGTCGTTCGGCAACCTCGCCGATCTGCCCAGCCTGGCGTCCTGCTCGCGGGATGTGTACGCCGATGATTGCCGGTTCAGTGCCGAGGTGGCGCTGAACATTGCCAAAGGTATCGCTTCGGCAGCCGAGCATCTGCATCAGCAAGGCATCACCCACGGCGATCTCTACGGGCACAACATTCTGTTGAACAAGCACGGCGATTGCCTGCTCGGGGATTTTGGCGGGGCGTCGTTCCACGCGGTCGCCGACACTGCGGAAACTCGCGCGCTGCAACGCATCGAAGTGCGCGCGTTCGGGATTTTGCTGGGGGAATTGCTGGCGCGCATCGACTCGGGGTTGAGTGATGAGTTGCGTGCGGTGCTTGAAGAGCTGGAGCGGCGTTGCTGTCAGGCGGATGTGCTGGCGCGGCCGGGGTTTGCTGAAGTTATTGCGGTTTTGCAGGAAAGCTGA
- a CDS encoding YebC/PmpR family DNA-binding transcriptional regulator: MGAQWKVKHKEAAANARGKIFGKLVKEITIAARNGADTATNAHLRLVVEQAKKASMPKETLDRAIKKGAGLLGEAVQYHRVTYEGFAPHQVPLIVECVTDNINRTVAEIRVAFRKGQLGASGSVAWDFNHVGMIEASPDTPDADPEMAAIEAGAQDFEPGEDGATLFLTDPTDLDAVQKALPEQGFTVLSAKLGFQPKNPVSGLSDEQMAEVEAFLEGLDNHDDVQDMFVGLAG, from the coding sequence ATGGGCGCACAGTGGAAGGTTAAACACAAAGAAGCGGCAGCCAACGCCAGGGGCAAAATCTTCGGCAAACTGGTGAAAGAAATCACCATTGCTGCGCGCAACGGTGCCGATACCGCCACCAACGCACACTTGCGTCTGGTGGTTGAACAGGCCAAGAAAGCCTCGATGCCGAAAGAAACCCTCGATCGCGCGATCAAGAAAGGCGCCGGTCTGTTGGGTGAAGCGGTGCAATACCATCGCGTGACCTATGAAGGGTTCGCTCCGCACCAGGTGCCGCTGATCGTCGAGTGCGTGACCGACAACATCAACCGTACCGTTGCGGAAATCCGCGTGGCATTCCGTAAGGGCCAACTGGGGGCTTCCGGCTCCGTGGCCTGGGACTTCAACCATGTCGGCATGATCGAGGCTTCGCCGGACACCCCGGACGCCGATCCGGAAATGGCTGCGATCGAAGCGGGCGCGCAGGATTTCGAGCCGGGCGAAGACGGCGCAACGCTGTTCCTGACCGACCCTACCGATCTGGATGCGGTGCAGAAAGCGCTGCCAGAGCAAGGCTTCACCGTGCTGTCGGCCAAACTGGGCTTCCAGCCGAAGAACCCGGTCAGCGGTTTGAGCGACGAGCAGATGGCTGAGGTTGAAGCGTTCCTCGAAGGCCTCGACAACCATGATGATGTGCAGGACATGTTTGTTGGCCTGGCGGGCTGA
- a CDS encoding molecular chaperone, with protein sequence MGSVTSRHSLVRCAMWALVMLGASHVHAASSVLIWPIDPVLEADQQASALWLENRGSETANLQIRVFGWSQSGFAEQYQNQRDVIGSPPVAKIEPGQKQLVRLTRTKEVPPGQELAYRIIIDEIPSAQPATADGGKTAAAIRFQMRYSVPLFAYGAGLWSKEDSTRARDPKGVGLPQLSWRTVAVDGKPYVEVRNQGAVHARLTDVAIKQAGQSRPLAEGLLGYVLPGAVMRWPAPGPLAGDSALQVRVNGAPQVQSITPAK encoded by the coding sequence ATGGGGTCAGTTACGTCACGGCACTCGCTTGTGCGTTGCGCGATGTGGGCGTTGGTCATGCTTGGGGCAAGCCACGTTCACGCCGCCAGTTCGGTGCTGATCTGGCCGATCGATCCGGTGCTGGAGGCGGATCAACAGGCCAGTGCGCTGTGGCTGGAAAACCGTGGCAGCGAAACCGCCAATCTGCAAATCCGCGTGTTCGGCTGGAGCCAGAGTGGTTTCGCCGAGCAATACCAGAACCAACGCGACGTGATCGGCAGCCCGCCGGTGGCGAAAATCGAGCCGGGGCAGAAACAACTGGTGCGTCTGACCCGGACCAAGGAAGTGCCGCCGGGGCAGGAACTGGCCTACCGGATCATCATCGACGAAATTCCCTCCGCGCAACCCGCGACCGCTGACGGCGGTAAAACCGCCGCAGCGATCCGCTTCCAGATGCGTTACTCGGTGCCGCTGTTTGCCTATGGCGCCGGACTGTGGAGCAAAGAAGACAGCACCCGCGCGCGCGATCCCAAAGGTGTCGGTCTGCCGCAGTTGAGCTGGCGCACGGTGGCGGTGGACGGCAAGCCCTATGTCGAAGTGCGCAATCAGGGTGCGGTGCATGCGCGACTGACTGACGTGGCAATCAAACAGGCCGGGCAGAGCAGACCGCTGGCCGAAGGGTTGCTTGGGTACGTGCTGCCGGGCGCGGTAATGCGCTGGCCGGCACCGGGGCCGTTGGCCGGTGATTCGGCGTTGCAGGTGCGAGTGAACGGCGCGCCGCAGGTGCAGAGCATTACACCTGCCAAGTGA
- a CDS encoding spore coat U domain-containing protein has protein sequence MNIRVVMGLLGVLAAPVYAADLQVEVRVNVQRGCQLVGQQRNAGIEQLGVLDFGSTARLDDPAGPLAAALTNQRLPRLECNPDTPYQMRVDGGLHGGVGEVRYMAGSVGSKPIPYRLYQDAARRVPLVVDVPVSGRVPDSGTVELPLYARIEPLAEVPQVSRYSDLVKVTVTW, from the coding sequence GTGAATATACGGGTGGTCATGGGCCTGCTGGGGGTACTCGCTGCACCTGTTTATGCGGCGGATCTTCAGGTTGAAGTGCGCGTCAATGTGCAACGCGGCTGCCAGTTGGTCGGCCAGCAGCGTAATGCCGGCATCGAGCAACTGGGTGTGCTCGACTTTGGCAGCACCGCACGGCTTGACGACCCTGCCGGGCCACTGGCGGCCGCGTTGACCAATCAACGCCTGCCACGGCTGGAGTGCAACCCGGACACGCCATACCAGATGCGTGTCGATGGCGGTTTGCATGGCGGTGTCGGCGAAGTCCGTTACATGGCCGGTTCGGTCGGTAGCAAACCGATTCCGTACCGCTTGTATCAGGACGCGGCGCGACGGGTGCCGCTGGTGGTGGATGTGCCGGTCAGCGGGCGGGTGCCGGACAGCGGCACCGTGGAATTACCGTTGTACGCGCGGATCGAGCCGCTGGCCGAAGTGCCACAAGTCAGTCGTTACTCGGATCTGGTCAAGGTGACGGTCACCTGGTGA
- the zapE gene encoding cell division protein ZapE, which produces MPAHPPKRSRLIQRWPALRRWFGKGLQASAGHDASGQSIRDFFRRKASGQGYTLSHSQLRVIECMAQQASLLFGASSRTAPSLYLFGAVGRGKSWLLDGFFQALPITQKRRLHFHQFFAQLHQGMFSHREQDDALEVTLDELLEDCRVLCFDEFHVHDIGDAMLITRLFKALFKRRILLLVTSNYAPEGLLPNPLYHARFKPVIELMNTHMQVMEVGGPHDYRSHTRHSAHQIFTQGHYVWPATPAQRTALDLPSADAPAIALTVGTRQFQARLCEERRVGFTFSDLCEQPTAVMDYLELCRRFDRWIIDDLPELGECPIAAQQRFINLIDVLYDQDKHLTLLGQLPLHESLDGHAIDLARTRSRLGQLQEVHEPA; this is translated from the coding sequence GTGCCTGCCCACCCGCCGAAACGATCGCGACTGATCCAGCGCTGGCCGGCGTTGCGCCGCTGGTTCGGCAAGGGCCTGCAGGCCAGCGCCGGGCATGACGCCAGTGGCCAGTCGATCCGCGACTTCTTTCGGCGCAAGGCCAGCGGTCAGGGTTACACCCTCAGCCACAGCCAGCTGCGCGTCATCGAATGCATGGCGCAGCAGGCCAGTCTGTTGTTTGGCGCGAGCAGTCGAACCGCGCCGAGTCTCTATCTGTTCGGCGCTGTCGGGCGAGGCAAAAGCTGGCTGCTCGACGGTTTCTTTCAGGCCCTGCCGATCACCCAGAAACGGCGCCTGCATTTCCATCAGTTCTTCGCACAATTGCATCAGGGCATGTTCAGCCATCGCGAGCAGGACGATGCCCTCGAAGTGACCCTCGACGAACTGCTGGAGGATTGTCGGGTGCTGTGTTTCGACGAGTTTCATGTGCACGACATCGGCGATGCCATGCTCATCACCCGGCTGTTCAAGGCGCTGTTCAAACGGCGGATTCTGCTGCTGGTCACCTCCAACTACGCACCTGAAGGGCTGCTGCCCAATCCGCTCTATCACGCCCGCTTCAAACCGGTGATCGAACTGATGAATACCCACATGCAGGTGATGGAAGTCGGTGGCCCGCACGATTACCGCAGCCACACGCGCCACTCTGCACATCAGATATTTACCCAGGGGCATTACGTGTGGCCGGCCACGCCCGCGCAACGCACCGCTCTGGATTTGCCCTCTGCAGATGCACCTGCCATTGCGCTAACGGTCGGCACCCGGCAGTTTCAGGCTCGATTGTGTGAAGAGCGGCGTGTCGGTTTTACCTTCAGCGATCTGTGTGAGCAGCCGACGGCGGTCATGGATTATCTGGAACTGTGTCGACGGTTCGACCGCTGGATCATTGATGATCTGCCGGAACTGGGAGAATGCCCGATCGCCGCACAACAGCGCTTCATCAATCTGATCGACGTGCTGTACGACCAGGACAAACATCTGACGCTGCTCGGCCAGCTGCCCTTGCATGAAAGCCTGGACGGCCACGCCATTGACCTGGCGCGCACACGCAGCCGCTTGGGGCAATTACAGGAAGTGCACGAACCCGCCTGA
- a CDS encoding fimbria/pilus outer membrane usher protein: protein MNPGRVRRIQRPLWLITGACCLMFIQPSGAGDLPPPPSGMEAVSDAQLFLELVVNQMNTGRVVAVQQRDGRLFVPTTALRETGMKLPDSLGAEVDLDSLAGLHSDYDSVGQRLLLDVPPDWLPEQFIGNRQSYPRTPALSSFGALFNYDLYLNDTDDAGTYLAAWNEVRLFDSWGTLSNTGQYRRTLSGDSLNTLDNGYLRYDTTWRYSDDERMLTYEAGDVISGALPWSSSVRLGGVQFSRDFAVRPDLVTYPLPQFAGEAAVPSSVDLFINGYKSSSADLQPGPYTLTNIPFINGAGEAVVVTTDALGRQVSTTVPFYVTSTLLQKGLSDFSVAAGTLRRDYGLKDFNYGPGVTSGSLRYGVSDSFTLESHAEAADSLTLGGLGGNWQLGNFGVLNSALSQSRFDGEGGHQVSLGYQYSNQRLSFSYQRLQRHDQYADLSVVDSPYISLSRRSEQATLSLNLDRWGSLGAGYFDVRAADDSRTRLLNLSWSKPLWRNSSFYLSANREIGDSNWAVQAQLVVPFDLRGSLAISSDRSKTGQSQQRVNYSRAVPTEGGVGFNLGYAKGDGADYRQADVTWRLQSVQLQAGVYGTSDAETRWADASGSLVWMDRQVFAANRIDDAFVVVSTDGFADIPVRYENQQVGQTDKNGHLLVPWSSAYYRGKYEIDPLNLPANVRSPNVEQRIAVRRGSGYLLEFPLSRVIAASIVLVDAQQRELPLGVGVLHEQSGTRTVVGWDGLVYLENLQAQNSLQVTLADGKTCRAQFSVDLNQDQVPLIGPLVCQ from the coding sequence ATGAACCCAGGACGGGTTCGCCGTATTCAGCGTCCGTTGTGGCTCATCACCGGCGCGTGTTGCCTGATGTTCATTCAACCATCCGGGGCCGGCGATCTGCCGCCGCCTCCCAGCGGCATGGAGGCCGTCAGTGATGCACAGTTGTTTCTGGAACTGGTGGTCAACCAGATGAATACCGGACGCGTGGTGGCGGTGCAGCAGCGCGACGGGCGCTTGTTTGTCCCGACGACCGCGTTGCGCGAAACCGGCATGAAGTTGCCCGACAGCCTCGGCGCCGAGGTCGATCTCGACAGCCTGGCGGGGCTGCACAGTGATTACGACAGTGTTGGTCAACGCTTGCTGCTGGACGTGCCGCCGGACTGGCTGCCAGAACAGTTCATCGGCAATCGCCAGAGCTATCCGCGAACGCCGGCGCTGAGCAGCTTCGGCGCGCTGTTCAACTATGACCTGTACCTCAACGACACCGACGATGCCGGCACTTATCTGGCGGCGTGGAACGAAGTGCGGCTGTTCGACAGCTGGGGCACGCTGTCCAACACTGGGCAATACCGGCGCACCTTGTCCGGTGATTCGCTCAACACGCTGGACAACGGTTATCTACGCTACGACACCACGTGGCGATACTCCGATGACGAGCGAATGCTCACCTACGAGGCCGGTGACGTGATCAGCGGTGCGTTGCCGTGGAGCAGTTCGGTGCGTCTGGGCGGCGTGCAGTTTTCTCGGGACTTTGCGGTACGCCCGGATCTGGTGACCTATCCATTGCCGCAATTTGCCGGTGAAGCGGCGGTGCCGTCCTCGGTGGATCTGTTCATCAATGGCTACAAATCCAGCAGCGCAGATTTGCAGCCAGGGCCTTATACGCTGACCAATATTCCGTTCATCAACGGTGCGGGCGAAGCGGTGGTGGTGACCACTGATGCGCTCGGTCGGCAGGTGTCGACCACGGTGCCGTTTTATGTCACCAGCACCTTGCTGCAAAAAGGCTTGAGCGACTTTTCCGTGGCCGCCGGTACGCTGCGCCGCGACTACGGTTTGAAGGATTTCAACTATGGGCCGGGTGTCACCTCCGGCAGCCTGCGGTATGGCGTCAGCGACAGCTTCACCCTGGAAAGCCATGCCGAAGCGGCCGATTCGCTGACATTGGGCGGCCTTGGCGGTAATTGGCAACTCGGCAACTTTGGTGTGCTCAACAGTGCGTTGAGCCAAAGCCGTTTCGACGGCGAGGGCGGTCACCAGGTCAGCCTTGGCTATCAGTACAGCAACCAGCGTTTGAGCTTTTCCTACCAACGCCTGCAACGCCACGATCAATACGCTGACCTGAGCGTGGTCGACAGCCCCTATATCAGCCTTAGCCGGCGCAGCGAACAGGCGACCCTGAGCCTCAACCTCGACCGCTGGGGCAGCCTCGGTGCCGGCTATTTCGATGTGCGTGCGGCGGACGATTCACGCACGCGGCTGCTCAACCTCAGTTGGAGCAAACCGCTATGGCGCAACAGCAGTTTCTACCTGTCGGCCAACCGCGAGATCGGCGACAGCAACTGGGCGGTGCAGGCGCAACTGGTGGTCCCGTTCGATCTGCGCGGCAGTCTGGCGATCAGCAGCGATCGCAGTAAAACCGGGCAGAGCCAGCAGCGGGTCAACTACAGTCGGGCGGTGCCGACCGAGGGCGGCGTGGGTTTCAATCTGGGCTATGCCAAGGGTGATGGGGCGGATTATCGTCAGGCCGACGTCACCTGGCGTTTGCAATCGGTGCAATTGCAGGCCGGTGTCTACGGTACTTCCGATGCCGAAACCCGTTGGGCCGATGCCAGTGGTTCGCTGGTGTGGATGGACCGTCAGGTGTTCGCCGCCAACCGTATCGATGATGCGTTCGTAGTGGTCAGCACCGATGGTTTCGCCGACATTCCGGTGCGCTACGAAAACCAGCAGGTCGGCCAGACCGACAAGAACGGTCATCTGCTGGTGCCGTGGAGCAGCGCCTATTACCGGGGCAAGTATGAAATCGATCCACTGAATCTGCCGGCCAACGTGCGCAGCCCCAACGTCGAACAGCGCATCGCTGTGCGGCGTGGCAGCGGCTATTTGCTGGAGTTTCCGCTGTCTCGGGTGATTGCCGCGAGCATCGTGCTGGTCGACGCGCAGCAGCGAGAACTGCCGCTGGGCGTGGGCGTGCTGCATGAGCAGAGCGGCACACGGACGGTGGTCGGTTGGGATGGGCTGGTGTATCTGGAAAACCTGCAGGCGCAGAACTCGCTGCAGGTCACGCTGGCCGACGGCAAGACCTGTCGGGCACAGTTCAGCGTCGATCTGAATCAGGACCAGGTGCCGCTGATTGGCCCGTTGGTGTGTCAATGA
- a CDS encoding type VI secretion system tip protein TssI/VgrG yields MLNDKESPFTLTLTDSGLCLPVVRFHGEEALNQPYRFDIELIGLAPPVAPGTFLHQPAFLRLDDHHGIHGVIDSASCEHRGTHRIGYRVTVVPHLQRLAQPSQRRVFVHLSVPQILQRLLTENALPVEGYRIEMTVGQYPIRAFCIQYEESDLALLNRLCEEEGIHYHFEHRVDGHIVVFADDSLSLPQAPTLVPFKACEQTPSPCVSALYQHHHAAPIATLHAVRNRGQQAISDDAANHIPAPAPPIPSLEQRHHEQRSRRHLERQRCQHRTINGRSDRIGLFSGHLLQVSAHPINQFNEQWRLTAIRHHGQHPSILDPAPALHRYYNDFTAQPWSTDFRPPLKQPRPGIAGYHLAQVLGPAGQSAQVDEQGRVAIRLWPSEQNSAPDSDAVWLPIAMTRANARITQDELPCAGSEVWVSFLDSDPDRPILCLGNSRKPTPREPPARDSLLLDWLLDSGAR; encoded by the coding sequence ATGCTCAATGACAAGGAAAGTCCTTTTACCCTGACCCTGACCGACAGCGGCCTGTGCCTGCCGGTGGTGCGTTTTCATGGCGAGGAAGCACTCAACCAGCCCTACCGTTTCGACATCGAACTGATCGGCCTGGCCCCCCCCGTGGCGCCGGGTACCTTCCTGCATCAACCGGCATTTCTGCGCCTGGACGACCATCATGGGATTCACGGCGTGATCGACAGTGCCAGTTGCGAACATCGCGGTACGCACCGGATCGGCTATCGCGTGACGGTCGTGCCGCACTTGCAGCGGCTGGCCCAGCCAAGTCAACGGCGGGTGTTCGTGCACCTGAGCGTGCCGCAGATTCTCCAGCGATTGCTCACGGAAAATGCCCTGCCCGTTGAGGGCTACCGGATTGAAATGACCGTTGGCCAGTACCCGATCCGTGCGTTTTGCATTCAGTACGAAGAAAGTGATCTGGCGCTGCTGAACAGGCTTTGCGAGGAGGAAGGCATTCACTATCACTTCGAACACCGGGTGGACGGGCACATTGTCGTGTTTGCCGATGACAGCCTGAGCCTGCCGCAGGCGCCAACGCTGGTTCCGTTCAAGGCTTGCGAGCAAACACCCTCACCGTGCGTCAGTGCGTTGTACCAGCATCATCACGCCGCGCCCATTGCCACGCTGCATGCCGTGCGGAATCGAGGGCAGCAGGCGATCAGCGACGATGCCGCCAACCATATCCCTGCACCGGCGCCGCCGATACCTTCCCTCGAACAACGTCACCACGAACAACGCAGTCGTCGCCATCTGGAACGACAACGTTGCCAGCACCGCACGATCAACGGCCGCAGCGACCGGATCGGTTTATTCAGTGGACATCTGCTGCAGGTATCGGCGCATCCGATCAACCAGTTCAACGAACAATGGCGGCTCACTGCCATACGCCATCACGGGCAACATCCGTCGATTCTTGACCCGGCCCCTGCCCTGCACCGCTATTACAACGATTTCACCGCCCAGCCCTGGTCAACCGATTTTCGGCCGCCACTCAAACAACCGCGTCCAGGTATTGCCGGTTATCACCTGGCGCAAGTGCTCGGGCCTGCCGGGCAATCGGCGCAGGTCGATGAGCAGGGCCGAGTCGCCATCAGGCTGTGGCCCTCGGAGCAGAACTCAGCGCCTGACAGTGACGCGGTCTGGCTGCCCATCGCCATGACTCGAGCCAATGCTCGAATCACCCAGGACGAACTGCCCTGCGCCGGCAGCGAAGTATGGGTGAGTTTCCTCGACAGCGACCCGGACCGGCCGATTCTGTGCCTGGGCAACTCACGCAAGCCCACACCTCGCGAACCACCCGCACGTGACAGCCTATTGCTCGACTGGCTACTCGACAGCGGCGCACGCTGA
- a CDS encoding spore coat U domain-containing protein, with product MRTFASRIGLSLLGLALVSSANAATTVTGQITSSLILISSCQVNGAGGSTGLNFGALNFGTANSLFTTATGQVLGGGGGALSILCSSGTTPTVKVRAGSHDGMSPGGTRALYDGVANYVPYDLYTDAGHSQLLAIDGTINLAASTGVAQTVNIYGQAVGKAGLPAGTYTDTVAVELTF from the coding sequence ATGCGTACGTTTGCATCAAGGATAGGTTTGTCGCTGCTTGGCCTGGCGCTGGTTTCCAGTGCCAACGCTGCCACCACGGTCACCGGCCAGATCACCTCCAGCCTGATTCTGATCAGCAGTTGTCAGGTCAACGGCGCTGGCGGTTCCACCGGGCTGAACTTCGGTGCGTTGAACTTCGGCACCGCCAACAGCCTGTTCACCACCGCTACCGGTCAAGTGTTGGGCGGTGGCGGCGGGGCGTTGTCGATTCTCTGTTCCAGCGGCACCACGCCGACGGTCAAGGTGCGCGCGGGCTCCCATGACGGCATGTCGCCGGGCGGCACGCGAGCGTTGTACGACGGAGTCGCCAATTACGTGCCGTACGACTTGTACACCGATGCCGGGCACTCGCAACTGCTGGCGATCGACGGGACGATCAATCTCGCCGCCAGCACCGGTGTCGCGCAGACGGTGAACATCTACGGTCAGGCGGTGGGCAAGGCCGGTCTGCCGGCGGGGACGTACACCGACACCGTCGCTGTTGAACTGACGTTCTGA
- a CDS encoding spore coat U domain-containing protein has product MTGKHWMVVAAGTLALLADEAQAAVSGQINARLILIAGCEVTNTSTPDSPVSAFGTLDFGLQGPTWNAPIKASLDGDSSGKLNVACNPSVTGFTVTIDGGTHGDGNTRRLSNGRQTLPYQLFVDPSGVRSYSIGQQHNFAVTSAAQIPIPVFGSVVANTRAVPAGVYTDTLTVTLDW; this is encoded by the coding sequence ATGACAGGCAAACACTGGATGGTGGTGGCGGCAGGTACGCTGGCATTGCTCGCAGACGAGGCGCAAGCGGCGGTCAGCGGGCAGATCAATGCGCGGCTGATCCTGATTGCCGGCTGCGAAGTCACCAACACCAGCACTCCCGACAGCCCGGTCAGCGCCTTCGGTACCCTCGATTTCGGCCTTCAGGGACCCACCTGGAACGCGCCGATCAAGGCCAGTCTGGATGGCGACAGCAGCGGTAAACTCAATGTCGCCTGCAACCCTTCGGTCACCGGTTTCACCGTCACCATTGACGGCGGCACCCACGGTGACGGCAACACCCGGCGCCTGAGCAACGGCCGCCAGACCCTTCCCTATCAGCTGTTCGTCGATCCCTCCGGCGTCCGGAGCTACAGCATCGGCCAGCAACACAATTTCGCTGTCACCAGCGCTGCGCAGATACCCATTCCGGTATTTGGCTCGGTGGTGGCGAATACCCGCGCGGTGCCGGCAGGGGTCTATACCGACACCCTGACGGTGACGCTCGACTGGTAA
- a CDS encoding spore coat U domain-containing protein produces MRRHGCAALLLLCAGSAPLPLTAATSQSFQVSATVTAGCLVVGGVSNYGGLNFGSRSALATGTVQVALTGGVQLQCTPGVTLNMSVDGGQYNSSGRHMQVNSGSARVAYALFRDAAYSQSLGIGQSVAVAYSDANNISLPIYGQVQLPGNQPGGTYSDVLQVQLSW; encoded by the coding sequence ATGCGCCGCCATGGCTGTGCCGCGCTGCTCCTGCTCTGTGCCGGCAGTGCACCGCTGCCGCTGACAGCAGCGACGAGCCAGAGCTTTCAGGTCAGCGCCACGGTGACTGCCGGGTGTCTGGTGGTGGGCGGGGTGTCGAACTATGGCGGGCTGAATTTCGGTTCGCGTTCGGCATTGGCCACCGGCACCGTGCAGGTCGCGCTGACCGGTGGAGTGCAATTGCAATGCACGCCGGGGGTGACGCTGAACATGAGCGTCGATGGCGGCCAGTACAACAGCAGCGGCCGGCACATGCAGGTCAACAGCGGCAGCGCGCGGGTGGCGTATGCGCTGTTTCGGGATGCGGCGTACAGCCAGAGCCTGGGCATCGGCCAGAGTGTGGCGGTGGCGTATAGCGATGCAAACAACATCAGCCTGCCGATTTACGGTCAGGTGCAATTGCCGGGCAATCAGCCTGGGGGGACGTACAGCGACGTGTTGCAGGTGCAACTGTCGTGGTAA